The sequence below is a genomic window from Desulfobulbus oligotrophicus.
AACAGTTGATTGATCTCATAGGCCTGTGCCAGCGCACGGGTACGTGCATTGCGCGAATATGCCTGATCCAGACTGGTCGACACAACGAAATAGACGCTGACAATCGTCCCGGTAAGAACCGTCCCAACCAGAAAAATCCCTATAAAAATCAGAATTTTAGTAACACCCCAGGTGAGAAATGTCCCTCTCTTTCTAATGACCGGTCTGAATAATGGCGGATACAAAAAGCGCATACAGGCACCTCCTGCTCACGAATAACTCGCACTTTAAGAAATCATCAACGTTGCAAAAATAGACTTTATCGCGAAATAGCGCAACTGTCTTTTTCCAACTACTTGATATAATATTTAATTTTTTTTTGCACAAAAACTGGCATTTCCTTTGATACTACAGCAACAACCTGTTTCTCTGTTCCGGACCAACTCCCATGGACAAGAAACAACCCGCATGATCTGAGCGCTTCGACACCCCTCCGTTGCGCTCAGATCAGCTCATGAAATCACGCTGACACGCTTAACCGAGGTACTGAAACCAAGCTTTCATCAACACGAAGGAGGAGACAATGAAAAAACGTATGCAATGGTTCTGGCGAACAGTTCCTGCCCTCATTTTGTTCGCCCCCGGTCTTTCTTTGGCGGCAGGCGGTGGCGGTGCCCCGATGGTTATTGTCGCAGACACCCGCAAACTTGACGGTATTCTGGCCTGGTGGGGCAATATGTACAATGAAAGCCATCTGCAGTTTGCCATTTTGACCATCATCATCATCCCGGTCACCGGTGTTCTCTTTGGCATTGTAGCGGACATCGTTATGGGGTGGATTGGCATTGACCTGAAAACCCGTGAATTAGCCGAAGATTAAATCGAAATACAGGAGACTCTCATGGACTGGCTTTATATCCTCATGCCCATCGCAGGCGTCAAAATTTTCTGGCCTGGCCTCATTATTCTCGGCGTCGGCGTTGGTATCATCGGTGGCTTTTTTGGACTAGGCGGCGCCTGGATGGTCACTCCAGGTCTGAACATGCTCGGTTTCCCCATGGCCTTTGCCATTGGTACCGATATTGCGCACATGGCAGGTAAATCGCTCATTTCCACTATGCGACACGGCAAGTTCGGTAACGTCGACTATAAGCTCGGCCTTATCATGCTCGTAGGCACGATTATCGGTTTTGAGGTCGGTGCCCAAATGGTCATGTGGCTGGAACGGATCGGATCTGTTGAAAAAGTTGTTCGCTGGATCTACATAGCCCTTTTAGCATTGATTGCCTGGATGGTCTTCCACGATGTGTTCAAACGCAAAGCCAAGGCACGGGCTGCTGCGGCCAAGGGTGAAACACTTGACGCCACTGCAACGGGTATCGAGTGGCACAAAACTCTGCACAAAATTAAAATTCCCCCGATGGTTCATCTCAAAGCGGCCGGCATATACTGTTCTGCCTGGCTCCCCATCATCGTCAGCTTTCTTACCGGCTGGCTGGCCGGCATCCTCGGTATCGGCGGTGGCTTAATCCGTATGCCCGCGCTGATCTATCTCATAGGCTGCCCCACCCATGTAGCCGTTGGTACAGACCTGTTTGAAGTTGCAATCTCCGGTCTCTACGGTGCGCTCACATACACCTATAAAGGCCGTACCGAACTGGTCGCTGCCATGATCATGCTCGTTGGTGCCGCAATGGGTGCGCAGGTCGGTGCTGTTGCCACCAAGTACATCAAAGGCTACGGCATCCGTATAGCCTTCGGCCTGGCAGTCATTGGTTGTGCGATCTCTATTCTGATGAAGCTGGTCCAACCCTGGCTGCCTCAGTTTAAAAAAATGCTCGACATTGGTGCGACCGCTCTGATCCTTGGTCTGGTTTCCCTGATGTCCCTCTACATCTTTATTCGCATGGTCCAGGGTGTTAGAGAAGAGTTGCGTCGTAAGCAGCAATCCGCCTAACTAGAAGAACGCACAAGGAGAACGACCCATGAACTGTAAACATATTCTGATTTCACTTGCTGCAGCCACCCTTGCCTTTTCACTGGCAGGATGCAACAAGGACGACTATCCCAAGATTGAACAAGGTCGAGTTATTGCCTTTAATAAAGAGGCCAAGGAAGTCACCCTGCTACACGACAGCGCCATGGATCCGAGGAATCCGGTGTATGATGTGTTACCGCCCGCTCTTTTCAAACTGCCTGTCGATCCGGCTGAAACCGGGGCACTGCCCGTCGCCGGACAGCGGTTGAAGCTGGATGTTAATAAAAAAATTGTGGTGATTTTTGACACCGCCACCCAGAAGATAGTCGAACTGCCGATCACAGTTGTCGATCTGCAGCAGCCCGTCGATAAGGACCATCCGCTGGTGTATGACAAACAAACCAACAAAGCAAAAAAATTCCCGGTGGTTGATCGTGATAAAAAAACCGTCACCATCTATTCTGACCGTCAGAAGATGCTGTGCACCTTCTCCGTGCCTGATCAGTATCTCGATTATCCCGAAAGCACCTGGGATGCCGGTGATGAGGTACGGCTGACCTACCGAACTCCCGGGCAGTCGCTGCGCTTCATGAATATTACGAAAACCGACATTTACAAACGATAACTCAATCAACCACAGACGGGTGAGCCAATGGTCTCACCCGTCCAATACAGAGAGGTTGATCATGTCAGAATATACATTCTTTCTCTTCCATAAACTGCTGGTGACCGCTGTGAATCTTCTGGTCCTTGGTGCACTGTTCATCGCCATGTACCGTGCTTCTCTTTACCCGGACGAGTTTACCCCTATCTTCTTTTCAACCCTATTTACTCTCTTTGGTCCCATTTTTTTATTGGGATACATCGGTAAACGCTATCTCAACAAACGTCGCCCTGTTTTGGCATGATAAGCGGTGTACATTTTGCCATCTGGCAGCGATATATCGGCATTCTGGCCATGATTCTGATGACAGGAGCACTGCTTTCTCTGGCTGATGCACTGATTGGCGGTCTTGGGGGGCCGCGGGGACTGATAGAACTTGTCCCGGGAAGCCGCTTTCAGATCAGCGGTCCGATGCCGCCGCGGACTGACACCCTCAAAGATGTTCTTATAACCGGTCAACCAAAGGATGGTTCAGTCCGCCTCCTGCCGGAAAACATTTTTACCGGCTATTGGCTTGGCGGGAGCATGTGGCGTGGAGTGATTGAAGTCGCTGATTTTGCGCGTGAAGATAGTGTTGTTATTGCTGTAAGAGACCGTTTTGGTGAAAAACAGAATCCTGCCCTGGTCTTTAAAGTACAAATCTGGCCGGATGAAGCTACCCGTAATGCGCATTCCCCATCTTTCATCACCAGAAAAACCGGCCTCAGTCCCTACATTTTTGCTGTCACCCTTGCGTTGATGGGCATGATGGCTGCGGGTGGCAACTTCTTTTTCGGACATCTTTGGAGTCGACACCTGGCAGCTCATCACTGTGGAGAAATTTTCAGACTGCGGCAAACTCAAAATGGTGTGGAAATCACCTGTGAACTCCCCCATATGGATTCTCTTTCACCCGGAACAAAAGGTGCCGTGTATCGGCCCGCAGGTGAATACGTTTGCCCAGCTACAATAATCAGTTCTGAACCGGAAGGAGTCCTGATGCTTGCCGACCTGCCTGAACATGTACGCCTGGGGGATATCGTCTGTGTTCTTCCTGAAACTGACAACGATCTGTTCAACTGAACCAACGCTTTCTTTGTGAAAAGGTCATTGACAACTTTGACTATACTTTGTAGCGATTACACAAAGATAGCAGGCCCATAGTGTACGGTGAAACAGAAAGCCCCATGTCATTAAACCGGATAGAAGACGGGAAACCACAAACCCCCGCCCCATTCTTCCAACCTGTTTCGGCCGCTTTCTTTTCAGAGCACCAAAGTGCCTGCAGCCCTAACCGCTAGGACATAAACATGGAAAGGAACTATCGCAAACTCTGGTGGCAACACTGTCTGGCCATCATCGGTTTCTCCGTTATCCCGCTCGTTTTCATCAATCTCTCCCTGTACAAACTCTTTGACAATATTTTTATCGGCAAAATGACCGAGTCGTTGCGGAGTACGGTGGAGAACCGTCGCGATGCCATTGACCTTTTTTTCAACGAACGCGTTGCCCAGCTCTATACTGTAGCCAATACCAACACCTTTAAGCAGCTGACCGATGAAACCTATCTCAGCAAGGTGTTTGAGATCATGCATGCCAAGTCCACATCCTACATGGATATTGGTATCATCGACAATGAGGGGCGTCATCTCGCCTATGTCGGTCCCTATTATGATCTCCTCAAACAGGTCAACTACAGAAATGAACCCTGGTTTATTGCCGTCAAGGCCAACGGTATTTATATCAGCGACATCTTCATGGGCTACCGGAAGGTTCCCCACTTTATTATTGCCGTTATGGTCAGAGAAAAGGGGGTTCCGTGGATCCTCCGCGTGACGATCAACCTTAAAAACATCGACGATATCGTTCACAAAGCCTGGTTTGGAAAATTAAGTGACGCCTTCATTATTAACAGCCAGAATGCACTGCAAACCAAGCCCCGGTTTGGTGGTGAATTCCTCAATCCTCCGATTGCCCCGGAATTCGATACCGGTACGATGAAATCCCAGGGGTATCCTGATTACTCTTCGGTGATCAACACCAAAGTGGAACGGATCAAAAGCGGGGTCTTTGATGCCTTTTTCGCAGCAGCCAAGATCCACAATACCCGATGGGTCCTGGTGATCAAAGAAGACCCCAATGAACTCCTCGGCGATCTGCAAAAAGGAAAGTACTGGGTCATCCTGCTCAGCATACTTGGCTTTGCCGTCATCACCTCAGGCGCCGCCCTGTTCACGAACGGGCTGATCAACCGGATCAGGGACACTGACCGCGAAAACGCAGCCCACTCCGATATGCTTCTCCAGGCCAACAAGATGATCGCCCTCAGTAAAATGGCCGCAGGCATTGCCCATGAGGTCAACAACCCCCTGGCTTCAATTGCAGAGAAGGCTGGATGGCTGAAAGACCTGCTGGCTGAGGAAGACCTGGCCGGTAACCCGAATTACGCTGAATTTAACGACTCTGTTGACAAGATTGAACACCATGTTGAACGGGCGAGAAAGATCATCCACAACCTGCTCGGCTTTGCCCGGCGAATGGAACCGGCCAAGGAAAAAATAAATGTCAACAACCTGTTGGATGAAACCACCGGATTTCTCGAAAATGAAGCCCGCTATGTCAACATCCAAATTGTTAAACAGTATGCGGATAATGTCCCGGTTATAACCAACGACCTCTCCCAGATTCAACAGGTGGTGCTCAATCTGCTCAACAACGCCATCGATGCCATTGGACGCGACGGCATTATCACGGTCTCCACCTGCTATCACGAAAAAACAGATGCAGTGGAGATCGGTATCGGCGATACTGGCAAAGGTATTGCTGCAGGCGAGCTGGACAAAGTTTTTGACCCATTCTTCACTACAAAAGAGGTGGGCAAGGGAACCGGCCTGGGCCTCTCAATCTCCTACAGCATCGTTGAAAAATTAGGCGGTAAACTCAAGGTCAAGAGTAAGGTAGGCGAAGGGACGGTCTTCACCCTCCTGTTGCCGAAACAGTAAAGGTATATGATGGAAACCATGCGGGTATTTATTGTTGATGACGAAGATGACTTCCGGGAAACCATAGTTAAACGGTTGAACGCAAGAAAAATCCGGGCAGAAGGTGCATCAAGCGGGATCCGGGCCCTCGAGGTGCTCAAAGAGAAGGATTTTGATGTTATTGTTCTTGACGTGAAAATGCCGGATATGGATGGCATCGAAACCTTGAGGCACATTAAAAAAATGAAACCGGATATCGAAGTCATCATGCTGACCGGGCACGCCTCGGTCGAGTTCGGTCTCAAAGGCATGCAGTTAGGCGCATTTGACTACGTTATGAAGCCTGCTCCTCTTAATGAACTGCTT
It includes:
- a CDS encoding DVU0150 family protein; its protein translation is MQWFWRTVPALILFAPGLSLAAGGGGAPMVIVADTRKLDGILAWWGNMYNESHLQFAILTIIIIPVTGVLFGIVADIVMGWIGIDLKTRELAED
- a CDS encoding sulfite exporter TauE/SafE family protein — encoded protein: MDWLYILMPIAGVKIFWPGLIILGVGVGIIGGFFGLGGAWMVTPGLNMLGFPMAFAIGTDIAHMAGKSLISTMRHGKFGNVDYKLGLIMLVGTIIGFEVGAQMVMWLERIGSVEKVVRWIYIALLALIAWMVFHDVFKRKAKARAAAAKGETLDATATGIEWHKTLHKIKIPPMVHLKAAGIYCSAWLPIIVSFLTGWLAGILGIGGGLIRMPALIYLIGCPTHVAVGTDLFEVAISGLYGALTYTYKGRTELVAAMIMLVGAAMGAQVGAVATKYIKGYGIRIAFGLAVIGCAISILMKLVQPWLPQFKKMLDIGATALILGLVSLMSLYIFIRMVQGVREELRRKQQSA
- a CDS encoding DUF4881 domain-containing protein, which gives rise to MNCKHILISLAAATLAFSLAGCNKDDYPKIEQGRVIAFNKEAKEVTLLHDSAMDPRNPVYDVLPPALFKLPVDPAETGALPVAGQRLKLDVNKKIVVIFDTATQKIVELPITVVDLQQPVDKDHPLVYDKQTNKAKKFPVVDRDKKTVTIYSDRQKMLCTFSVPDQYLDYPESTWDAGDEVRLTYRTPGQSLRFMNITKTDIYKR
- a CDS encoding sensor histidine kinase, yielding MERNYRKLWWQHCLAIIGFSVIPLVFINLSLYKLFDNIFIGKMTESLRSTVENRRDAIDLFFNERVAQLYTVANTNTFKQLTDETYLSKVFEIMHAKSTSYMDIGIIDNEGRHLAYVGPYYDLLKQVNYRNEPWFIAVKANGIYISDIFMGYRKVPHFIIAVMVREKGVPWILRVTINLKNIDDIVHKAWFGKLSDAFIINSQNALQTKPRFGGEFLNPPIAPEFDTGTMKSQGYPDYSSVINTKVERIKSGVFDAFFAAAKIHNTRWVLVIKEDPNELLGDLQKGKYWVILLSILGFAVITSGAALFTNGLINRIRDTDRENAAHSDMLLQANKMIALSKMAAGIAHEVNNPLASIAEKAGWLKDLLAEEDLAGNPNYAEFNDSVDKIEHHVERARKIIHNLLGFARRMEPAKEKINVNNLLDETTGFLENEARYVNIQIVKQYADNVPVITNDLSQIQQVVLNLLNNAIDAIGRDGIITVSTCYHEKTDAVEIGIGDTGKGIAAGELDKVFDPFFTTKEVGKGTGLGLSISYSIVEKLGGKLKVKSKVGEGTVFTLLLPKQ
- a CDS encoding response regulator, encoding METMRVFIVDDEDDFRETIVKRLNARKIRAEGASSGIRALEVLKEKDFDVIVLDVKMPDMDGIETLRHIKKMKPDIEVIMLTGHASVEFGLKGMQLGAFDYVMKPAPLNELLDTIGQAYNKKRGIIH